The Spirochaetota bacterium genome includes a region encoding these proteins:
- a CDS encoding DUF2191 domain-containing protein: MKVTALLPDKLIEDVKNYSKGKNITESLKIALEEWLSLQKLKELHCKIEKSPLKLDKTIYQKIRDINRS, from the coding sequence ATGAAAGTAACAGCATTATTACCTGATAAACTAATTGAAGATGTAAAAAATTATTCGAAGGGGAAAAATATTACTGAATCCCTAAAAATTGCATTAGAAGAATGGCTTTCTCTTCAGAAATTAAAAGAATTGCATTGTAAAATAGAAAAATCCCCCCTTAAATTAGATAAAACTATATATCAAAAAATTCGTGATATAAATAGATCTTGA